From Anaerohalosphaera lusitana, one genomic window encodes:
- the lpxK gene encoding tetraacyldisaccharide 4'-kinase — MNQNAFRNFIGGKRGLVGKLAYLFLRLLSGLYRLAISVRNFCYNKGLFTSNRAEVPVISVGNLTAGGTGKTPLVIWICKWLGANKFSCGVLTRGYKAKQGKFTDEPAIIAKSCPDAKIVINPDRTEGAKMVVEDYRVKSLVMDDGFQHRKLRRDLDIVVLDATCPFGYGHMLPAGLLREPIKNLRRADLVVITRSDQIEDQAVNDIIHKVRSIAGDVPVAKAINKYPYAKKFGGKIIDFDGLKERKIFAFCGIGNPCAFVDHLEAVGFSVVGRKVFNDHYEYEKEDLKHIYEEAKYCGADLVLTTLKDWVKASLLMKPREDMDFAYLALELDFIEGQDKVESLLRRTVKEGQSQQMREKDNV, encoded by the coding sequence TTGAATCAGAACGCTTTTCGCAATTTCATAGGCGGTAAAAGAGGTCTCGTCGGCAAACTTGCGTACCTTTTTCTGCGGCTGCTTTCGGGTCTTTACAGACTTGCGATCTCGGTACGCAATTTCTGCTATAACAAGGGCCTGTTCACGAGCAACCGGGCCGAGGTCCCTGTCATTAGCGTGGGAAACCTAACCGCGGGAGGAACCGGCAAAACGCCTTTGGTGATCTGGATCTGCAAGTGGCTCGGAGCAAATAAATTTTCATGCGGCGTACTCACCCGCGGCTACAAAGCCAAGCAGGGCAAGTTCACCGATGAGCCGGCCATCATCGCAAAATCCTGTCCGGATGCAAAGATCGTGATCAATCCGGACCGAACCGAGGGAGCGAAAATGGTCGTTGAGGATTACCGCGTCAAATCGCTGGTAATGGATGACGGTTTTCAGCATCGCAAGCTCCGGCGCGACCTGGACATCGTCGTTCTCGACGCCACATGCCCCTTCGGATATGGGCACATGCTGCCAGCCGGGTTGCTGAGGGAGCCCATAAAAAATCTCAGGCGGGCGGATCTGGTCGTAATCACACGCAGCGATCAGATTGAGGACCAGGCGGTCAATGACATCATCCATAAGGTCCGCAGCATCGCAGGCGATGTCCCGGTCGCCAAAGCCATAAACAAGTATCCCTACGCCAAAAAGTTCGGCGGCAAAATAATCGATTTCGACGGACTCAAGGAGCGAAAGATATTTGCATTCTGCGGCATCGGCAATCCGTGTGCATTTGTCGACCACCTCGAAGCGGTCGGCTTTTCGGTTGTAGGACGAAAAGTTTTCAACGATCATTACGAGTACGAAAAAGAGGACCTCAAGCACATTTACGAAGAGGCCAAATACTGCGGTGCTGATCTGGTGCTCACAACCCTGAAGGACTGGGTCAAGGCTTCACTGCTAATGAAGCCCCGCGAAGACATGGATTTCGCATATCTGGCGCTCGAACTCGATTTCATCGAGGGCCAGGATAAAGTTGAAAGTCTTTTACGAAGGACCGTGAAAGAGGGCCAAAGTCAGCAAATGCGGGAAAAGGACAATGTATAA
- a CDS encoding flagellar basal body P-ring protein FlgI: protein MGKKLYSMITDKFFACKGLPARLGVFSALLIALAVLACGCGDTYVMDDESLEKPVELDRTIGSLANIYQSGAVRVRGFGIVAGLAGSGSSECPPALRSELVKFFKQQTGIVSTEEANAFIDSNDTAVVVVYGVIPPLAMSEDHFDIKVEALPNTQTASLAGGRLYTTDLKEMRRVQSIGQYAKTIAVGEGPIFQNTLSDDIEERTGYVLGGGTVKRPVQLSIGLIEPNYFTASAVRNQLNNRFGPNTANAKSPAEIQFKFPNEYLDQRAKFIEMVKQSFLVSTPELEKRRIERLVNQLATEDNKAATAVAIETIGAMAINRLAPLMGSDDESVRFFAASTVLAIGDDRGYPVLNDIAANPNSDYRIAAIRSIGQNAKVRQIKEALRPILADPSLDVRMAAYDQLLDVGDVSINRKAVGADFFLDTVISGGPDAVYVDRSELPRIVLFGSPVECSKQIFVKTLDDSVIINSDMDSDRISVMRKHPKRARLVGPVYSNYTLRELVRTLGESPVTKEGSLTMPGLGVQYDTIMFLLNELVETDAVDAGFTASPVPSINFSWQ from the coding sequence ATGGGGAAAAAACTGTATTCCATGATCACGGATAAGTTCTTTGCATGCAAGGGTTTGCCGGCGCGTTTGGGCGTGTTTTCTGCCTTGCTGATTGCTCTCGCCGTATTGGCGTGCGGATGCGGGGACACTTACGTTATGGATGACGAGTCACTCGAAAAGCCCGTGGAACTCGATCGCACGATCGGTTCGCTGGCTAATATCTATCAGTCCGGCGCGGTTCGCGTAAGAGGCTTCGGCATCGTGGCCGGGCTTGCGGGCAGTGGTTCCAGCGAATGCCCCCCTGCTCTTCGCAGTGAGCTGGTAAAATTTTTCAAGCAGCAGACCGGCATCGTTTCGACGGAAGAGGCGAACGCGTTCATTGACAGTAATGATACCGCCGTCGTGGTAGTTTATGGCGTAATACCACCTCTTGCGATGAGTGAGGATCATTTTGACATAAAGGTCGAGGCTCTTCCCAATACCCAGACGGCTTCGCTAGCCGGCGGCAGGCTCTATACTACCGACCTCAAGGAAATGAGGCGGGTGCAGAGTATCGGTCAGTATGCCAAGACGATCGCTGTGGGTGAAGGGCCGATATTCCAGAATACGCTCAGTGACGATATCGAAGAGCGGACCGGCTATGTGCTGGGCGGCGGTACGGTCAAAAGACCTGTGCAGCTTTCCATCGGACTCATCGAGCCGAACTATTTTACCGCAAGCGCTGTACGCAACCAGCTTAACAACAGATTCGGGCCGAACACGGCAAACGCCAAATCGCCCGCTGAAATACAGTTCAAGTTCCCTAATGAATATCTTGACCAGCGTGCCAAGTTCATTGAGATGGTCAAACAAAGTTTCCTCGTTTCAACTCCAGAACTGGAAAAAAGACGCATCGAACGGCTGGTCAATCAACTCGCGACCGAAGACAACAAGGCGGCGACAGCAGTGGCGATTGAGACGATCGGTGCAATGGCGATAAACCGCCTCGCGCCGCTTATGGGAAGTGATGACGAGTCGGTGAGATTCTTTGCTGCCAGCACGGTGCTGGCAATAGGTGATGACCGCGGCTATCCCGTTCTCAATGATATCGCGGCAAATCCCAACAGCGATTACCGCATAGCGGCCATCAGAAGCATCGGTCAGAACGCGAAAGTCAGACAGATAAAGGAAGCACTACGACCAATACTGGCTGATCCCTCGCTCGATGTCAGAATGGCGGCCTACGACCAGTTACTCGACGTGGGCGATGTTTCCATTAACCGCAAGGCTGTGGGAGCTGACTTCTTTCTTGATACAGTAATCTCAGGCGGCCCCGACGCAGTATACGTTGACCGCTCGGAGCTGCCCCGGATAGTGCTATTCGGATCGCCCGTCGAATGCAGCAAGCAGATATTCGTCAAGACGCTGGATGACTCTGTGATCATCAATTCCGATATGGATTCTGATCGCATCAGCGTGATGCGTAAACACCCAAAACGAGCCAGGCTCGTAGGGCCGGTCTACTCTAATTATACCCTGAGGGAACTGGTACGAACGCTGGGCGAATCGCCTGTCACCAAAGAAGGCAGTTTAACAATGCCGGGTCTCGGCGTGCAATACGATACGATAATGTTCCTGCTTAATGAATTGGTGGAAACAGACGCAGTCGATGCCGGATTCACAGCGAGCCCTGTGCCTTCCATTAATTTCTCATGGCAGTAA
- a CDS encoding CpsD/CapB family tyrosine-protein kinase, translated as MIGGSQTNIGSNLWANAQEYSYLTERILSVHKDGSVVLFAGGSVDALPSTMAVNAAIGMACSNVKCLLVDMDVVRNPLTSAFDLTVKRDRKVKPLKTCLDDVFIWPAEYFVGDIAALLTKLIRKARKRYGITVIYAPRLDQSPLRHPIARLADWGIIFSENAGQATRLAAVMKQANCKPIGSLRAAKPGMRA; from the coding sequence GTGATCGGAGGCAGCCAGACCAACATCGGATCGAACCTGTGGGCGAACGCTCAGGAGTATTCTTATCTTACTGAGAGGATTCTGAGCGTACACAAAGACGGCTCGGTCGTTCTCTTTGCGGGAGGCAGCGTCGACGCCCTGCCGAGCACAATGGCTGTAAATGCGGCGATCGGAATGGCATGCTCGAATGTCAAATGTCTTCTCGTGGACATGGACGTGGTCAGAAATCCGCTGACCAGTGCATTCGATCTCACGGTAAAACGCGACCGTAAAGTCAAGCCGTTAAAAACGTGCCTTGACGATGTCTTCATCTGGCCCGCAGAGTATTTTGTCGGCGACATCGCCGCCCTTCTCACAAAGCTGATAAGAAAGGCCAGAAAACGCTACGGCATAACGGTCATATACGCTCCAAGGCTCGATCAGAGCCCCCTGCGGCACCCGATTGCCCGACTGGCCGACTGGGGCATTATATTTTCCGAAAACGCGGGCCAGGCCACTCGGCTGGCAGCGGTGATGAAACAGGCAAACTGCAAGCCGATCGGAAGCCTCCGGGCCGCAAAACCGGGCATGCGAGCATAA
- a CDS encoding M16 family metallopeptidase gives MEFKKTTLDNGLTIIGEVNPAAQSSAVGFFTRTGSRDENAQINGVSHFLEHMMFKGTDKLSALEVNKAFDRLGAKFNAFTSEESTVYYAAVLPEYLQDVTDLWSQLMRPSLRDDDFEMEKNVIKEEIAMYKDMPQFDVVDKCRELHFGVHPCGHSVLGTNESIDAMTAEQMREYFARRYAPDNMVVSVCGNIDFDAVADLVAQKCGHWQPSNAGREPTWFSGTGECRVEENENLMRAHICLMSPAVSMQDEKRFAASLLGTIIGDTTGSRYFWRLVDNALAETAVVHLDSMDGVGVYYSYVQCDKANVNKVLDIIRDVLAEVHRDGVTQAELDKARNKLLSSMAIRSEQPMGRLVGLGFNWMYLQEYRSLADDVEAIRGVTLQDIDALLAEHSLSEFTQYVLTPPVAE, from the coding sequence ATGGAATTCAAGAAAACGACATTAGACAACGGCTTGACGATAATTGGCGAAGTCAATCCCGCGGCACAATCGTCTGCGGTAGGCTTCTTCACACGTACAGGCTCCCGCGACGAAAACGCACAGATAAACGGCGTCAGCCATTTCCTCGAACACATGATGTTCAAGGGCACCGACAAACTTTCCGCGCTCGAAGTCAACAAAGCCTTCGACCGGCTCGGCGCGAAATTCAACGCCTTCACCAGCGAAGAAAGCACGGTCTATTACGCCGCCGTTCTCCCGGAATACCTGCAGGACGTAACGGACCTGTGGTCCCAACTGATGAGACCGAGCCTGCGGGACGACGATTTCGAGATGGAAAAGAACGTGATCAAAGAAGAGATCGCGATGTACAAAGACATGCCGCAGTTCGACGTCGTCGACAAGTGCCGCGAGCTGCATTTCGGCGTACATCCCTGCGGACACAGCGTGCTCGGAACAAACGAAAGCATCGACGCAATGACCGCCGAACAGATGCGGGAATACTTCGCGAGACGATACGCACCGGACAACATGGTCGTCTCTGTCTGCGGCAACATCGACTTCGACGCAGTCGCTGATCTGGTCGCCCAAAAGTGCGGCCACTGGCAGCCCTCGAACGCGGGCCGCGAACCGACATGGTTCTCCGGCACCGGCGAATGCCGTGTCGAAGAAAACGAAAACCTCATGCGTGCACACATATGCCTCATGAGCCCGGCCGTCAGCATGCAGGACGAAAAACGATTTGCCGCATCGCTGCTTGGAACCATCATCGGTGACACGACCGGCTCGCGGTATTTCTGGCGGCTCGTTGACAACGCCCTGGCCGAAACCGCCGTTGTACATCTCGACTCGATGGACGGCGTGGGCGTCTACTACAGCTATGTTCAGTGCGACAAGGCGAACGTGAACAAAGTGCTCGATATCATTCGCGATGTGCTTGCCGAGGTCCACCGCGACGGCGTCACACAGGCCGAACTGGACAAGGCCCGCAATAAACTGCTCAGCAGCATGGCGATTCGCAGCGAACAGCCGATGGGCAGACTCGTGGGCCTCGGCTTCAACTGGATGTACCTGCAGGAATATCGCAGCCTTGCCGACGACGTCGAGGCGATCCGTGGTGTTACGCTTCAGGACATCGACGCGCTGCTGGCGGAGCACTCGCTCAGCGAGTTTACGCAGTATGTGCTAACGCCTCCGGTCGCAGAATAA
- the smc gene encoding chromosome segregation protein SMC — translation MRLEKLVLNGFKSFADKTTFEFKEPITAIVGPNGCGKSNVVDALKWVLGSQSPKGLRSGQMTDVIFSGCSSRKPSGMAEVALSFSGVTGKGLDNDELEITRRLYKSGDSQYLINGKACRLKDIRELFMDTGVGVSAYSIIEQGQIDQLLHASKTDRRVIFEEAAGISKYKAQKKEAIRKLDRTDQNLLRLADIVAEVQKQLRSIKMQAGKARNYLEYSERLKELRVKYSLAEYDKIITQTNEKNTAVGELRSQYGEVAASVSSADAALSELAANISETEGHISHWDNTLVSSRSKIEQHMERIKFLRERIDELKQRKLDANDDIDRLNSQTSEHRTDLRECERKLRETEDVYGQKNGELEEMQGVITQINHECSEIEATLQDEKSGIIDIVRRTAHLHNEIQSMSTYRERIADQKNRLNGKASEASAQLEDLLTERAQYKSRLDETHSILEELQANLENKRNELERIDASRAEASEMIAGEKEKRSAINSEISVLADMEAKREGLSKSVKAILSQAQDSAERYDYVEGIVADIVTADIQYAGPVEAALEGLTDALVVNSTGRFLADKDTIDKLESRVKVICLDRIAPFNDSKDVSGYPGVIGRASEFVSFDGSYSRLAWQLLGKTIIVENMDTAVELAGEFGAGYKFVTKNGELFDGNACVNVGPVGKTAGLISRKSRLKKLESNLAEVSTAIGRLEDELQQNNQKTAHLEGLCKELRTSIYEANTERVDTEAKIRALDQNIERIKNEQPLITNEIETLEREIEESVQKEYDSKEKLEELETINNERSSRIEELEAQLGEKKEMQEAQSSFLTELRIELGQIAEQRRSLQQRITSLQSQLQHSRMSIERARTDLLGCDEQVRQTERNILSAESAVSELYLAKETAQKNSLKYHDKIGQLRQQRDETEESIREQRSMQSELESQIHQIELELSQLSVRHEDLVQRVAEELEMDIEEAYEGFEQEDTNWDEVREEIAMLRKKIGRLGNVNVDAIEEQQELEERYEFLAGQVEDLNQSKTQLEQLIAKINKESVEKFSETFKDIRKNFQTVFRKLFGGGKADIILEDPDDILECGIEIMAKPPGKETRSISLLSGGEKTMTAMAILFAVFKSKPSPFCILDEVDAALDEANNERFNLIVKEFQEMSQFVVITHSKRTMSIADVLFGITMQTQGISKKISVRFDSPDSESDAAVA, via the coding sequence ATGAGACTTGAAAAGCTTGTGCTCAACGGATTCAAGAGCTTTGCGGATAAGACGACATTCGAGTTTAAGGAGCCCATCACCGCTATCGTCGGACCCAACGGGTGCGGCAAGAGCAACGTGGTCGATGCACTGAAATGGGTGCTCGGCAGCCAGAGCCCCAAGGGTTTGCGTTCGGGACAGATGACCGACGTCATATTCAGCGGGTGCAGCAGCAGAAAGCCCAGCGGTATGGCGGAGGTTGCTCTAAGCTTTTCCGGTGTGACCGGCAAGGGGCTCGACAACGACGAGCTTGAGATCACCAGACGTCTTTACAAAAGCGGCGACAGTCAGTACCTGATCAACGGCAAGGCCTGTCGGCTCAAGGACATTCGCGAGCTGTTCATGGATACCGGCGTGGGCGTAAGCGCATATTCGATCATCGAGCAGGGGCAGATCGATCAGCTTCTGCACGCCAGCAAAACGGACCGGCGTGTGATATTCGAAGAGGCTGCCGGCATCAGCAAATACAAGGCTCAGAAAAAAGAAGCGATACGCAAGCTTGACCGAACGGATCAGAACCTGCTCCGGCTCGCTGACATCGTCGCCGAGGTACAAAAACAGCTTCGCAGTATCAAGATGCAGGCGGGCAAGGCCAGGAACTACCTGGAGTACAGCGAACGCCTGAAAGAACTCCGCGTCAAGTACAGCCTGGCTGAGTACGACAAGATCATCACACAAACCAACGAAAAGAACACGGCCGTCGGCGAGCTCCGTTCGCAGTACGGGGAGGTTGCCGCCAGCGTTTCGAGCGCGGACGCGGCATTGAGTGAGCTTGCCGCAAACATAAGCGAGACCGAGGGACACATCAGCCACTGGGACAACACGCTGGTTTCCTCACGAAGCAAGATCGAGCAGCACATGGAGCGGATCAAGTTCCTTCGGGAAAGGATCGACGAGCTCAAGCAGCGCAAGCTCGATGCCAACGATGACATCGACAGGCTCAACAGCCAGACCAGCGAACACCGCACGGATCTGCGTGAATGCGAACGCAAACTCAGGGAAACCGAAGATGTTTACGGCCAGAAGAACGGTGAGCTTGAAGAGATGCAGGGCGTCATCACGCAGATAAACCATGAGTGTTCTGAGATCGAGGCAACGCTGCAGGACGAAAAGAGCGGCATCATCGACATCGTCCGCCGGACTGCTCATCTGCACAACGAAATACAGAGCATGAGCACATACCGAGAGAGGATCGCTGACCAGAAGAACAGACTTAACGGCAAAGCGAGTGAGGCCAGCGCACAGCTAGAGGACCTCCTGACCGAGCGTGCTCAATACAAAAGTCGCCTGGACGAGACGCACTCGATCCTGGAAGAGCTGCAGGCCAATCTGGAAAACAAGCGAAACGAACTGGAGCGAATAGATGCTAGCCGGGCCGAAGCGAGTGAGATGATCGCAGGCGAGAAAGAAAAACGCAGTGCGATAAACAGCGAGATCAGCGTACTTGCCGATATGGAGGCGAAACGCGAGGGCCTCAGCAAATCCGTCAAGGCGATACTTTCACAGGCGCAGGATTCGGCAGAAAGATACGATTACGTCGAAGGCATCGTGGCCGACATCGTCACCGCCGACATCCAGTATGCAGGACCTGTCGAGGCGGCCCTGGAAGGGCTCACGGATGCCCTCGTTGTCAACAGCACAGGCAGGTTCCTGGCGGATAAGGACACGATAGATAAACTGGAAAGCCGCGTAAAAGTTATCTGCCTGGACAGGATAGCCCCCTTCAACGACAGCAAAGACGTTTCCGGCTATCCGGGCGTGATCGGTCGGGCCTCGGAGTTCGTCAGTTTCGACGGCAGCTATTCAAGACTTGCATGGCAGTTGCTGGGCAAGACGATCATCGTTGAGAATATGGACACAGCAGTCGAGCTGGCCGGCGAATTCGGGGCCGGATACAAGTTCGTCACGAAAAACGGCGAACTGTTCGACGGCAACGCATGCGTGAATGTCGGTCCCGTGGGCAAGACGGCCGGACTTATCTCTCGTAAGAGCCGACTTAAGAAGCTGGAAAGCAATCTGGCCGAGGTTTCAACTGCGATCGGTCGCCTGGAAGACGAACTTCAGCAGAACAACCAGAAGACCGCCCACCTTGAAGGTCTTTGCAAGGAGCTTCGCACATCTATATATGAAGCGAATACCGAGCGTGTCGACACCGAGGCGAAGATCCGGGCACTGGATCAGAACATCGAAAGGATAAAGAACGAACAGCCCCTGATCACCAACGAGATAGAAACACTGGAACGCGAGATCGAAGAATCCGTCCAGAAGGAATACGATTCAAAGGAAAAGCTCGAAGAACTCGAAACTATAAATAACGAGCGGTCCAGCAGGATCGAGGAACTCGAGGCTCAGCTAGGCGAAAAGAAGGAGATGCAGGAGGCTCAGTCGAGTTTCCTCACGGAGCTCCGTATCGAGCTTGGCCAGATCGCCGAACAGAGACGCTCACTGCAGCAGAGGATAACCAGCCTGCAGAGTCAGTTGCAGCACAGCAGGATGTCTATCGAGCGTGCAAGGACCGACCTGCTCGGCTGTGACGAACAGGTAAGACAAACCGAGCGAAATATTCTCTCTGCCGAGTCGGCTGTCTCCGAACTCTACCTCGCCAAAGAGACCGCCCAGAAGAACAGCCTGAAGTACCACGACAAGATCGGCCAGTTGAGACAGCAGCGGGACGAGACCGAAGAGTCCATCAGGGAGCAACGGTCGATGCAGTCCGAGCTCGAATCGCAGATACACCAGATCGAACTCGAGCTTTCACAGTTGTCCGTACGCCACGAGGACCTTGTCCAGCGAGTTGCAGAAGAACTCGAAATGGACATCGAAGAAGCATACGAAGGCTTCGAACAGGAGGACACGAACTGGGACGAGGTTCGCGAAGAGATCGCGATGCTGCGTAAAAAGATCGGCCGACTGGGCAACGTCAACGTCGACGCGATCGAAGAACAGCAGGAGCTTGAAGAACGATACGAGTTTCTGGCTGGCCAGGTCGAGGACCTCAATCAGAGCAAAACACAGCTCGAACAGCTCATCGCCAAGATCAACAAGGAAAGCGTCGAAAAGTTCAGCGAAACGTTCAAGGACATACGCAAGAACTTCCAGACCGTTTTCCGCAAGCTCTTCGGCGGCGGCAAGGCCGACATCATCCTCGAGGACCCGGACGACATACTCGAGTGCGGCATCGAGATCATGGCCAAGCCCCCCGGAAAAGAAACGCGAAGCATCAGCCTGCTGAGCGGCGGCGAAAAAACCATGACCGCCATGGCGATACTGTTCGCCGTATTCAAGAGCAAACCCTCGCCCTTCTGCATCCTCGATGAGGTCGACGCAGCCCTTGACGAAGCTAACAACGAACGATTTAACCTGATCGTCAAAGAGTTCCAGGAAATGTCACAGTTCGTCGTGATTACCCACTCAAAACGAACAATGAGTATTGCGGATGTGCTCTTCGGCATTACAATGCAGACGCAGGGAATCAGTAAAAAGATAAGTGTAAGATTTGACTCACCGGACAGCGAAAGCGACGCAGCGGTAGCTTGA
- a CDS encoding M16 family metallopeptidase gives MSSKVEKRVLKNGMVILGEHMDQVESAAFSFLLPCGESLLPEGVCGAGEVISDWLVRGAGDMDSRQLSDALEGLGLHHSEHVSSSHLTLGGVLESSNLIEALRLYGDIILNPKLDGEQFEMSKQLAMAHLAGLDDDPRQKVMLAVRERFYPYPLGRPAIGKEDELKALTADQARKIAQERVTPAGTIFAVAGKFDFAQLCSEMEALFSIDKPEPPTQANPGEKGPKYEHIEYPGAQVHLGMMTPAVTVDHEDYYKTLLMVSVLSGGMSSRLFTEVREKRGLCYAVGARYHALKGHAGVNCYAGTTPDKAQETLDVIKEEFAKLENGIDDEELASAKAGLKSSLVMQGESTSSRAGGVASDYYFLRRVREIEEIKAGIENITKAELETFLKENAFEDFTIVTIGSKELQV, from the coding sequence ATGAGCAGCAAAGTTGAAAAACGTGTATTGAAAAACGGGATGGTCATTCTCGGCGAGCATATGGATCAGGTGGAATCGGCGGCATTTTCGTTCCTGCTGCCCTGCGGCGAATCCCTCCTGCCTGAAGGCGTATGCGGCGCCGGCGAGGTCATTAGCGACTGGCTGGTCCGCGGCGCGGGCGACATGGACAGCCGCCAATTGAGCGACGCCCTCGAAGGCCTCGGCCTCCACCACAGCGAACACGTCTCCAGCAGTCACCTCACGCTGGGCGGCGTACTCGAATCGAGCAACCTGATCGAAGCATTGCGGCTGTACGGCGACATCATATTAAACCCGAAGCTCGATGGCGAACAGTTCGAAATGTCCAAACAGCTCGCAATGGCCCACCTCGCCGGACTGGACGACGACCCCAGACAAAAGGTCATGCTCGCGGTCCGAGAGCGATTCTATCCCTATCCGCTCGGCAGACCAGCTATCGGCAAGGAAGATGAACTCAAGGCCCTGACAGCAGATCAGGCTCGCAAGATCGCGCAGGAACGTGTAACCCCTGCAGGAACGATCTTCGCGGTCGCCGGCAAGTTCGACTTCGCCCAGCTTTGCAGCGAAATGGAAGCCCTGTTCAGCATCGACAAACCCGAGCCCCCAACACAAGCCAACCCAGGCGAAAAAGGCCCGAAATACGAACACATCGAATACCCAGGCGCCCAGGTGCATCTTGGCATGATGACACCCGCGGTAACAGTCGACCACGAGGACTACTACAAAACTCTGCTGATGGTTTCTGTGCTCTCCGGCGGAATGAGCAGCCGCTTGTTCACCGAAGTACGCGAAAAACGCGGCCTGTGTTACGCAGTCGGCGCGAGGTATCATGCCTTGAAGGGACATGCGGGCGTAAACTGCTATGCAGGCACCACGCCCGACAAGGCACAGGAAACGCTGGATGTGATCAAGGAAGAATTCGCAAAGCTCGAAAACGGCATCGATGACGAAGAGCTGGCCAGCGCCAAGGCCGGACTGAAGAGCTCGCTGGTCATGCAGGGCGAATCGACATCCTCCCGGGCTGGCGGAGTTGCGAGCGATTACTACTTCTTGCGACGTGTCAGAGAAATAGAAGAGATCAAGGCCGGCATAGAAAACATCACCAAGGCGGAGCTCGAAACATTCTTGAAAGAGAACGCATTCGAAGACTTCACGATCGTAACAATAGGTTCGAAAGAGCTGCAGGTTTAA